aagttactcctagattcctcacagagagtctagatgttaatgagataccatctagagtgatcatgtgatctaatctatccctgagaggttcaggaccaaacaccatgaccttggtatttcctgagttaaggaggaggaaatgtgaagacatccaggactttgtctttaagacaggtctgaagcttcactatctgctctgtctcctctggtttcatggataaatatagctgagtgtcatcagcataacaatgaaaatttatcccatgctgccaaataatgttccctaagggaagcatgtacaaggtgaaaaggattggtccaagtacagaaccttgaggaactccatggctaaccctactgtatgaagagggaacaccatgcaaactggtatctatcagataaatatgatctaaaccagtctagtgctgtccctttaatcccaatcacatgttccagtctatgtaacaggatgctgtgatcaactgtatcaaaagcagcactgagatccagcagaaccagcatagagaccagtccatgatctgaagctatgagaaatcaatctcaatcaatcaatctttatttatatagcatcttatacaggTCTCCAATACCTGGTAGGTTGGGAGGGTTATGGACCTGAGGAGAGAGCCTGGGTACTGGCACGACACATCCTGGACAAGAATCTAATTCGTGACTTTCACACCAGACACCCGGATCAGCCTTACGACCCAGGAGAGTAGGTCGTGCCAGACCTCGGAGGCCCGAACCAGACGTGGGGGCGGAGAACGAGGACCATGGGTTGGAATCATCAGGGTCACAGGAGTTCTGGCTGCAGTTCAAGACACGAAGGATGGGTGGGCCAGATCTCCATATGAGGATAtcaaaatcaatttttatttatatagcgtcttttacaatcaaaattgtttcaaggtgctttccagaatcccagggcctgaccccagacaagcaacagtggcaaggaaaaactcccctttaacaggaagaaaccttgagcaggaccaggctcatgtagggggaccctcctgctgatggctggctgggtaaagagagaggagaagggggaggacaggtagaggataggataggtaggagaggagaggagaggggtagaggagaggagaagtagagtgaaggggaggtagaggagaggagaaggagaaggaggaggaggggaaagaggagaggagagggagaggaaacggagaaggagaaggatggggagaggagagggagaggagaggcacagagcacagaaacacacacaaaaaatatcaAATAGAAAATCaatagtaactttaagaagtgctgtttctgtgctgggatgagctctaaagcctgactgaaacatctcaaacaggctgtttctctgcaggtgctccagtaactgagtcaccaccaccttctcaataattttagagataaaaggaaggttggatgttggcctataatttgctaacacatcaagatccagtgatggttttttaagcaacggcttaataactgccaccttgtaggacctgggtacataacctgtcgctaaagaacaattgatctggtccaggatagaactgcctatcaatggtaaaacatccttcggtgtgttgggatgggatctaaaaaacacatggtggtcttggatttctgaattaccgacgacgcctcagaaaaatatacagggctgaaggagtttaagggctcattggagaacctgtatgttcccacagtcagcacgtctggtgatggtccagttgtagggatggcctggttagctttctctctgatagctagaactttatcagtgaagaagttCAGGAAGTCTTCACCattaagggaagaagggatacgtggatctaaaacactgtgactcttagttaatttggccacagttctgaaaagaaacctggggttgttcttattttcctcaatcaaagaagaaaaataagctgtccTAGCCTTAAAGATGGCCtttttctaaaataataaacagacttttcaggctacatgatagctgtccaTTTtgcaagaatgccacttcctttccagtcttcacattttctgcttgagggtcctgatatgtgaattataccagggggcacacctcctctgatttactattttctttttcaggggggcaacagaatcaagcgtgattctcagtgaggttgctgcaccttcagcaatagagtcaacctcagcagggctaagataaAAATGGAGAAggacacggtggtcctgggatcagcacagggatcacttccttaaacttagctacagcattatctgaaagacatctgctatagtaagactgtgctctgagcatagaagaatccttaatcataaatgtgaaagtgatcaaagaatggtctgacaggagtgggttctgagggaacactgacacatgttctacctcaacaccataagtcagaactagatctagggtatggttgaagttatgagttggttggtttatctgctggaggaaaccaactgactcaagtaatgaaatgaagccatttccaAAGCTGTCATTTGAaacatctacaatctggtggtttactttgagttttattgtttctacatcatagatccaaacatagaacataaacaatgatgatactgtaaaataaaactgatgaagacaggatgtgatgctgtggaggtcaggatgtagaggaggaggaggaggaggaggaggagggcagctttgggagctctggaattgtCGTTTACtttttccagaacttcatctttttccagaacttccatctacagaagcatttttttcttctgcttctttgatacctgaagctgcagaaaagagagattgtgttttagatttcactgaacatcatctgaagtcttctgaaagaggaacaaaggcgaaagcgtctcacctcaagttggaagattgcttcagagagcctctggagctcctctttggtcttctcctcctcatgtTCCCTCAAACTTTGGCTCTCCTGGACcttgtgctccagctcttccttcaTCTGGACCCATTTCTCAGCTCTGCTCTCCCATCGCTGATAAACATCAGCCACCACCTTGTTAAACTTCTCTTCTTTagccaacagctgctgcttcgtTGACTCTTCTTTTTCCATGATCTTCTCATTATATTTGTGTTGCTCTTCATCCAGCAGTTTCTTGAACCTTTCTTGCTGTCGAAtgagctgctgcctcaaggcctctttctcttcatcaaaCCTTTGTGTTTCTTCCTCCAACTTCTtctcaaattcctcctcaaTCACAAGGAGCTTGTGATTCAGGCCtttctcctgctccatcagctctctcctgtgtgtctcctctttctcctgctgctgactgtggagggtttcctccagagaagcacaggtggtcctgggattagcacagggatcacttccttaaacttagctacagaattatctgaaagacatctgctatagtaagactgtgctctgagcattgaagaatattttataataaatgtaaaggtgatcaatgaatgatctgtcaggagtgggttctgagggaacactgacacatgttctaccccAAAACCGTAAGTCAGATCAAGAAGTTATAAAACAAGCAGACGAGCTGGATGACGTTGAataaaaaagtttattttgtttcaatACTCATTTCCCACATGTTGTGTGATGtaacctgcagctcttcagacgCCACTGGGACGCTGCTTCCTGCGTTTGATGCTTCTGAAcaaggacaatgaaaaaaaaacaaaaacgtgaCAATATTCCCAAAACGACCAGTAAAAATCATTTACAAAAATGAGTCTTTCGGTTGTGTCGCGGTTACAGTTGAACAGTAATATGTAGTATAGCAACATTGACAGGATATTAAATGACACATCTGTGAGAGGAATACTGACATATTTCACATTGAAAACCTTTGCTACGTCTAGTCTAAGCAGATTGATTGGACTTCCAATTGATTGAAGGGAACATGGCGGAGGAGCGGTCGGatcagcctccaaccagccgcttgttgcttttattattgCACTTCTGCAAGGGGTgaacagaaaaccacagaggaCTACAAACTTCTACTTCATTCAAAACGAGCTCAATGATGATTCCAGCAATATGTCTCAAACAACCGAAGGAATATTGCTTTTGAGGTGACTGACGTGGTTCAGTCTTCAGAGAGTCGTCTAGGGAACGCGCTTTCTGGAGCTGGTGCGACCCAGGCTGGCCGTGCTGGACCGACGAGAGAGAACCGgcgtggtggtgggtggggaggtCTCGCTGGGACAATCATGCTGGAGCAGAATATCCACACAGCCTCTGCTAGCTGATTTTCTTGCTATCCTCATGGCCGTTTGACCCTGGTGATCTTTAGCTCTGACATCGATTCCGTACTGTGGAGAAAGGACAAACCCTCTTTACACGGCCATGCTCACAAGATCAACCCTGACTGACTGAGCATGGAACTGAACCCACCCAAATGAGCAGTTGGGTCATGACCACGTCTCCCAGCTGACAGGCAGCATGCAGGGCCGTGCGAGGCAGTGAGGGGGCCCCGGGCTGGGTGCCGTTGATCTGATCCTTGGTGCTGTGGGCCAGGAGCAGCAGTAATCTGGGCAGATCCCTGTCTGTCACCGCACACAGCAGCCATGCAGGCATTCCGTCCTCTGAGAGCTGGGCACTCGGGGACAGCTGGAGGGGAGCCACAAACTCCCGTTGTTCATACTTGGCCCGGATCCAGGACTCCCTTTCCTCTCTGGAGAGCAGACACAAGCAGGAACTTGTCAGAATCTCAGACACCGTTAAATGATTTTAACCGCCCAGCTGCATAAAACTCTCCCAAAACAATGTTTCTGCAAGTTCTGACGGCCTGGATGTGACCCCAACATGTGCACCATACGCTCCAGAACTGTTCCTTTCTACTAGAACCTGGGCCTGTTAGGTGCGGTGATGTTCTGAGTAAATATGtccagagatggaggagagaagctgacCCACCGGGTGGAACTCGGCACGGGTTTAGTCCTGCCCTGGGTGCAGCTCTCCCAGATACTGTTGGCCATGTGGTTTCCGATGGCAGCCAGGACTTGGGTCAGTTCTCCAGGCCAGTCATCCAGGTCCAGCGAGCGAACGCGGGACAGGTGAGTCCCCAGATTCCGATGGATCCCCGAACACTCGATGCAGATCAGCGCACCCAAGTTGAGACTGGCCCAAGTAGGATCTGCAGGGTCGATCAGAGTAAGCGGAATTATTACAAACGTAAAGTCCCAGCAGCAACAATGCTGCCTAGAGATGGGAGAACCGACGAGGATGAAGGTGCCCACAGTCACAACTCACTCTGTGCTTCACAGTCCACACACAGACTGTTGCCTTTGGTGTTACGGATGGCCTGAAGGGCAACAGCTTCACTCTGACTGCTACGCCGAGcctggagcacacacacacacacacacacacacacacacacacacacacacacagtgaggaGACTTGGACTTACAATATGTTTCAAACTGTTGGGAACCAGTAGAACAAGCCCACAGTTCCTAGAACCGGTACTAGTTCCTAGAATTGTCCTCTTCTTGAATGAGTTTAGGCTGCAGCTTCAAACCTACCAGCCTAAATAAATAAGATCCTTCCAGTCACCTAGATGGCGCTCTTGAAGGTAGCCGTGAGACCTTCCTTCTTGCTGCTTGCATTGAGAAGCTGACTGGGTGGTTTGAATTTGAGGAACCCACCTTGTTTCTGCCGCTCTCGCAGGACTGGAGGCTGGCCAGGATCTGGCTCTCTATGGCCGACACCCACGAATCTCTTTCCTCCAGAGTCTGGGCCTCGAAGTGCCAGGTCTGTCCAGTGAAAGACACGATGATGAAGTCGGCATTCTCTTCATCTGTGAGGGATAATAGAGGAGAACAAAGTCAAATGAGGTTTGCGGGAGTTCAAAAACAGCTAATGAGTGTGAGGGATGGAGAGCAGAAAGCAAAAGAAGAGAGgactgatgaagatgataacaGAAACAGCTCTTCCTCACTGTTACCTGTCTTATTAATGTTTCTCAAGCTACCAAAGCTCTTTAATTTCCACATTTTGCGTTTGGCTGCAGAGCAAGACAAGCAAAGAAGAAGACAGACAAGAGTTGAGAAGACAGAAGGATCTTCAGTCAGTTGTTAGCCAAAGGTGTTAAACACAGCATGCAGTCAGCTCAGCTGAGATGGAGACGCACCTTCAGCCTGCCCAGCTGCTGCGTCTCCTTTCTGGTTcatgctcttcttcctcctgttctTCTTCCTGTCGCTCATGGGGGAGGACTGGTTGGGGTCTTTActggagagaggagcagctgcccCTTCGAGGGCATCTGACATTCGGCAGGAACAAAGGTGTGATGCAGATCTCTGGGTGCAGGTTCAGAGTGGCAGAAGTTTGGCATTTACGTACCGACACTTTGCGCTTTGGTGGACAGCGAGGACGGGCAGCGCTGAAGACCCCGCTCGGCTCCGGGTCGCTTGTCCGAAACAGAGGGCGTGGCCAGACACACCTGAGGCACTGATGGGGAGACAGGAGAGGTCAAACTGATACGCAACCCTACAACTGAGGTAGGTCCAGTTAGGTCCACCAGTCTTGCACCTGCAGTGGTGCCGTCAGCAGCCGCAAGTCCATTAACGCCGGGTCCTGACCCTGTAGGCACCGGCGAGGGGCCAGCGGGGGTCACAGCTCTGGGAGGACGTTTCCCTGGAACCTTAACGGTCACCCGCAGCAGGTCCATTTCCTTCCCGTGGATGTTCTGCATGTAATCCTAAAAGCAGCCACAAGACTTCCGTCAGATGATCGCTCATCCACCCAAGGGATGAACACCCAGGAGGACATTGGCAGGAGCGTCCTTACGTTAGAGCTGGAGTGGTACGACAGGGTGCCATTGTTCGACAGGGTAACGTACTTCTTCTTCCACTCTTTATTCAGAGAGCTGCCGCTCCGCTTCCACAGGATGCTCTGTTGAAGAAGCCAAACCAGGAGTGAACCCAGAGGACACAGGAAAGCATCACGAACATCTCAGAGAAGATGGAGTTGCTGGTTTTTAAACAAACCTGTTTGATGGGAACGCCTCGCATGGCGCTCGGGTCTCCTTTACCCTCAGCAGCCTTCTTCTCTGAGTCCCGGTTCTGCAATAAACCCAACAGCAGAGTgttgaccagcagcagcagaaggaatcAAGTGGAGGTGCgatggagagaggcagagagagggatgtGAGACATGGGTGGAAACAGCTGACCTTGAAGAGGGAGGGCCGTCTGGGGATGTTCTTCAGAGAACGGGAAGTGAGGCTGCCCCCCGCCTCGCTCTGAGCCACCCGTAGCTCTCTGTGAGACACCACGGGGGTGGAGGGCAGCGAGCAGGTGTAACTCAAACCGTTACTGGCCTGAGAGGTGTGGCCGCGGTGGAGGCAGCAGGGGGAGATGAGAGGTGAAGCatgggaggagagagaacatGCTGACAGATGAAAATCTGCTGGGTGACTGACAACCTttctgtcatcatcatcatcatcatcatcatcaccatccaggACAATGTGGAATGTGAGGAACGCAAAGAACGTGAGATGATTAGATGGATGTGgtttaaaattacatttgacTTTGATGGATGAACAGAATCATGCATGTTTAATGGCCCAGAGAAGTTCTCATCAGCCCTGTTAACATTCACGAGGAGAACCCTCTGAGGAGCTCCATGTCCTGCACCAGAAGATTTGGACAGGAGGCAAAAAAAGTGTTTGGTGCATCCGCGCTACCTGTCCAGAGAAGGACGCAGATCCAGGTGTGGATCCTCCAGAGTGACTGGGAGAGTTGGGAAGAGATTTGCAGGCCTGCAGCGCCACGTGCCTCCTCTGAGCTACAATCTTCTGGGCAGCTGGAAAACATAAAGGTCTCAGTCGGCCGTTGATCAGGTGATCAGCAATGATGGACCTGCTCCAGTGCACCCACCCTCTGAGAAGACCCGGTCCACGTTGAAGCCGTAGGTGGCGCAGGTCTCATAAAAGAGTGAGTGGCGCACGTCGACGCACAGCTGCCTGGCCCGCTGGTCATCAATCACTCGCGGGTTGGTGCTGCTGATTTTATCTGGAGacaaacacacttcctgtcagggatCGATACCTCCCGATCAAGTTCAGCCCCCCAAATCTGGACCCAGATGTCGAGGAACATGACACCAGCCCGTAACCCTCAACAGATGACAGGAAACATCTGCTAGCACAGAGGAGGAAACCCAGAAGAGGCAACATCAGTAGAGGAACCTGGATCTGGTTCTGGCTGCAGACAGCTGGAGAAGAGTCAGAACAGTTCTATGAGGTTCTCCACTGCTGCCCAGATGTCTTTTGTCTTGAGGCGGTTCTGGTGCACGCCCAGAACAGCCCTGAGAACGCATCACCAACACTTAGAACACAAGGCAGACAGAACTCCGAATGAGTCCGACCACTGAACGACTGGTCGCCTGACCGGTTTTATAATAGGACATGAATGTTTAACCCTCCCCAAACGGGGGTGTTTACAGTCCAATGAGCAGGGTTGTTGGTCCTACCAGGTGGTTCTGGACGAGCAGGTTTCTACCTGATAGGACACAATACCCTGCTTGATTCGGACCCTCATAGGACCGGGTCCAGCCCTGCTCTCTACCACCACAAGCTGCTTCATCTGCTGACCCTGAGTGCCGACGACAATGACGGGGACGTCGGTACGCTGCGAACTCAGCTGGCTGTAGAGCTGATAGAGCTCCTGGAAACTGGCCTCGTTCTCCAGGCTGAAGACCAGGATCACTGCATCCACCCAGCTGCAGAACTGCAGAGGAACACACGCCGCTGTTAGCAGGTTAGCATCCCAGACAACCACAATGGaacaacacacacgcaaacacacacacacacacgtgcctgtgCGTCTGGCGAGCCGGACTCTTCTCGGATCAGTAACAGGTGACTCTGCCCATCCACCAGAACTTCCTTTTTGTACCGTCCTCCTGACAACAACACGCGTCATTAGCAGAAGAACATGTGAAACGTTGTGAAGGAGCACTTGTTTCTTCTCACCATCAGGCTTCTCCAGGGCGACATAACTGCCTGTGATGTATTTGTTCACCAGTGCCGACTTTCCACTCTTCAGATTTCCCAGAATGCCctgggggagggaggacaaCAGCGTGACCTTATGTAGGTGTGTGATGGTGTTGACAGTGGTTGTTGGTGTAACGTCAGTGTTGTTGTCTGGTCTCTTCTTCGGTCCGGAAGCCCTACGCTGTTTGTGATAGTTAAAAACCTCTTGGTGATAAATTCGAATGCCAGTTTTTTAGTGCCCTATTGAGGCTGTGTACAGTCATATGTCTGAGGGACCTGGTCTTCAGAGATGTTTGACCTCTGTCCTTTGATTGAACAAGATTTGTGAAGACACAACCCTGTCTGTCGAAGCCCTCAGAGTAGAACTCAAAGAGCTGTCTCTGGAGCTCAGAGTGTAGCTCCGGGTTGTTCCAGGTTCTTCCTTTCCAGAATGATGGAGGTCATTGAGCTCTATGCTCTGTGTCTGTGATATTGACATTATGGGATGTTCTCGGTCTCATGTCTCACCAGTTTGAGCTCTGGGATGGATCTGCTCAGGCTCCACTCCTGGCTGTTGGCAAGATTTActggagagagacggagacaacAATCAGTCAGAAACATGATGAAATCATCCAAACTACATCCTGCCTccgccttctcctcctcatcatcatcatcaccatcacatcatcatcataaccatcatcatcacatcaccatcatcatcatcaccatcataaccatcatcatcatcaccatcatcacatcatcatcatcatcatcaccataaccatcatcatcatcaaatcaccatcatcatcctaaccatcatcatcatcataaccatgatcatcatcacatcaccatcatcataatcatcattatcataaccatcatcatcatcaccatcatcatcatcataaccatcatcatcatcatagccatcaccatcatcatcataaccatcaccatcatcatcatcaccatcaccaccatcatcacaaaatcaccatcattatcatcatcaccatcatcacaaaATCACCATCATATTCTTCATCATGATaatcatcgccatcatcacaaaatcaccatcatcttcttaatcatcatcaccatcatctccatcatcatcaaatcaccatcatcttcttcatgtttttcatcatctttatcatcatcacaaaatcatcatcatcaatatcatcttcttcatcttcatcatcaccatcatcttcatcatcatcttcatcatcaccacaaaatcaccatcatcatcatcaatatcatcaacatcatcatcttcttcgtCTTTATCATTACCACAAgaaacctcctgcacacacacatgcacccatccttttacttctatctttgtgaggacccctgaccctgacctaaacccagaCTTTAACCCtctttaaagttgtgaggaccatacaaaatgtccttattttgctagtagaatgtggACTTTGGGACTCAATGTGTTGCAGGTACAAGAATACAGACAGAGGGCAGAAGGaagtgttgccatggaaaccagtAGGACCGGTGCTGCCTGTGCTTCTATAGGAAGAGTTGGATGAAACAGAGTGacagaaacagaggaaggaggtgtgtgcgtttgtccctgtgtgtgtgtctatgtgtgtgtacatgtgtgtgtgtggagcagcagTGTGGACGGCTCCTGTTGTCCTCCTTTAACGTCCTGCCTTTAACTGTCCTACTGTGAGGTGAGGACCTCTGATTGTGGGTGAGGACTGTACATTTACAGCGATTCTCCTACCGTGAGAGGAGCTGTCTCCACAACAACCACAGACACATCTCTAAATCCTGGAGAGGGTCACCACCCTCGGTCTGGCCTCTAGACTGGGTGTCGCGGATGTGACGGAggtgctggtgtgtttgtggagccCTACCTTCCTCCTCACTGGAGTCCCTCTGAATGTGgacaggaggagctgtggaagTGGCTGCTGCTGACGTTTTGGTGAATATACCACTGATGAACTTCAGCATCTTCCGGTCTTTGGCAGAGCCCCGCTGAGcctgctgggcctgctgggcCTCTCGGGCCAGGCCCATCTCCTCAGACAGACTGTTTAGGTCGCTGTTGTCCAGCGTGCGGCTCTTGCCTTTGCGCGCCGCCGGTTTAATGGCCTGGCTGGGCGCAGGGAGAGAGGCTGAACCTGTCTTCAGTCTCTCCTTCCTGGGAATGTCCCTCATCACCGCCCCACCAATGTCCTGCTGTGGTACACAGGGAATGTCATCCTGCAGCTCCCTCCATCCGCCGGGTCTGCTGGCCTCTGCCCACGAAGCCCTACAGGGGCCCGGCGAGCGTGCCGGCATGCGGCAGTCCTTACGGTCCAGGCTCTGAGCGGAGGTCGGGCTGCGGTCTCTGCCCTCCCTGGAATCACGGCCACGGGTGGTCACGCTGCTGTGAGACTTCAGCAAACTCACCGGACGCTGTCCCAGTGGGCGGATCGGAAGGCTGGTCCTGGTGGGGGTCCGGCTGGGCTCCGGAGGTGTTGTAGATGCCGATGGCGACGTCAGATCTGCAGACTTTGTCTTCTGAAGtctctcggcaggtgcagcaaTGGTGAGGTTGCATGGCGGTGGGTCTGGGAAGGCGTCCTGAGCCTGACCGGGGGCGGATCTCTGGTCTTTTCCTGGACTCAGGCGTCGTCTCTCGCCGTCAGTTTCTGTGAGCCTCTGCGGTTTCCGCAGGTCCGGCTCGGCTCTCGTCTCCTCGCCCGGCTGGCCCTCCTCCTTCTTGGCCtcccctccactctcctccactGCCTCGACTTTGACCAGGGTGAGGGAGATGAGGTAGGTGGTGCGCTGCTGCAgggtgccgccgccgccgccgctcatGTGGTCGGGCTTGAAGGCAGACATGAAGTTAACGTCTGAAATCGGACAGCTCGAGTTTCCCTCCCTGAAGGTGCAGCCGCAGAGGGGCCCCTATCTTCATCGTCCCCCGAATCCCTTTGTTTGATTTGGATTtcagtcacggagcctcacgtcTCTGTGTTTGGCAGACTGTCGGTGGAGTCCCATCGCTGCTTTTGTTCCCTGGAAATAATCAGTTAGAAGCGTGCCGTGCACACGTATGCAGCCAGCCAGCCTTCATCATGCTGTCAGATGCTAATGATTTCCTCGTTTCACCGGCATCACCGTCGGAGGTGTCGTTCAATCCGTCGTCTTGGCCACGGCTGCATCACACGTCATCCGGCAGCTGAAGGTAGCCTGATTGGAAATTCACCGGTGTCACCGGCGAGCAGCGCCCGAGGCTGCGCGCAGTCCGAGCACACGTGTGTCAACAGCAGCGCCCGTCCAAAGAGCGCAGCAGCCTCAAGGAGACGCGCGGGAAGGACGCGGGCGGGAGACCAGCGGTGCGGGAGCGCGTCAGGGCGCGTCCAGCCATCCCAGCGGCGTGCGTGACGACAGAGGCAGCGAGAGGCGTGTTCACAAAGGTTCAGGTTTACGCTCACACGCACTAACGCACACACGGCGGCTGGCACCTCCgctgtccctgtccctcccttGGATCCTGAGCGTTCCAGTCAAACCGGgaggagcagcttctcctcatccctctgctagctcccacccccctcctctcgcCCTCCGCCTCTGCAAGGTTCCTGCTCTTTATGGCTCAGCCTTTCCAAgtccagcccctccctccagctcgCCGCCTGTCagggggcggcggcggcaaCACACAagctggaggagacggagaaggaGGCGGGCGGAGCCACTTAGGAAGCAtggaaggaggaagcaggacGCATGGTCCCCATCTCGTGTTTTCACCattgatctgtgtgtgtgtgtgtgtgtgtgtgtgtgtgtgtgtgtgtgtgtgtgtgtgtgtgtgtgtgtgtgtgtgtgagagagagagagaggctcctCCTCATTTGGAGGTTTGGCTTGTTTGTTGCTAAGGTGTTACAATCTTCCAGGctcacaatcatcatcatcatcatcatcatcatcatcacctcctgctgcttcttctcctttctgcatgtgtacgtgtgtgtgtgtgtgtgtgtgtgtgtgtgtgtgtggattgaCAGCATGAACGTGATTATTGGTCATCAATGAACCAGCTgaactgatgacatcatgtcCCTCACAGTCTTTTTACAATATTAATGGCAGAGGACAGGATgatttacccacaatgcaccgctTGCAGTCCCCCATCATCTGATGAAGGTGAGCCGAGCGTCCACCTGctgagccccgccccctcctcccctcagtgaggggcaacagtgacACCATGAATGTTAAGTG
This genomic window from Takifugu rubripes chromosome 3, fTakRub1.2, whole genome shotgun sequence contains:
- the agap2 gene encoding arf-GAP with GTPase, ANK repeat and PH domain-containing protein 2 isoform X1, with the translated sequence MSAFKPDHMSGGGGGTLQQRTTYLISLTLVKVEAVEESGGEAKKEEGQPGEETRAEPDLRKPQRLTETDGERRRLSPGKDQRSAPGQAQDAFPDPPPCNLTIAAPAERLQKTKSADLTSPSASTTPPEPSRTPTRTSLPIRPLGQRPVSLLKSHSSVTTRGRDSREGRDRSPTSAQSLDRKDCRMPARSPGPCRASWAEASRPGGWRELQDDIPCVPQQDIGGAVMRDIPRKERLKTGSASLPAPSQAIKPAARKGKSRTLDNSDLNSLSEEMGLAREAQQAQQAQRGSAKDRKMLKFISGIFTKTSAAATSTAPPVHIQRDSSEEEVNLANSQEWSLSRSIPELKLGILGNLKSGKSALVNKYITGSYVALEKPDGGRYKKEVLVDGQSHLLLIREESGSPDAQFCSWVDAVILVFSLENEASFQELYQLYSQLSSQRTDVPVIVVGTQDKISSTNPRVIDDQRARQLCVDVRHSLFYETCATYGFNVDRVFSEAAQKIVAQRRHVALQACKSLPNSPSHSGGSTPGSASFSGQASNGLSYTCSLPSTPVVSHRELRVAQSEAGGSLTSRSLKNIPRRPSLFKNRDSEKKAAEGKGDPSAMRGVPIKQSILWKRSGSSLNKEWKKKYVTLSNNGTLSYHSSSNDYMQNIHGKEMDLLRVTVKVPGKRPPRAVTPAGPSPVPTGSGPGVNGLAAADGTTAVPQVCLATPSVSDKRPGAERGLQRCPSSLSTKAQSVDALEGAAAPLSSKDPNQSSPMSDRKKNRRKKSMNQKGDAAAGQAEAKRKMWKLKSFGSLRNINKTDEENADFIIVSFTGQTWHFEAQTLEERDSWVSAIESQILASLQSCESGRNKARRSSQSEAVALQAIRNTKGNSLCVDCEAQNPTWASLNLGALICIECSGIHRNLGTHLSRVRSLDLDDWPGELTQVLAAIGNHMANSIWESCTQGRTKPVPSSTREERESWIRAKYEQREFVAPLQLSPSAQLSEDGMPAWLLCAVTDRDLPRLLLLLAHSTKDQINGTQPGAPSLPRTALHAACQLGDVVMTQLLIWYGIDVRAKDHQGQTAMRIARKSASRGCVDILLQHDCPSETSPPTTTPVLSRRSSTASLGRTSSRKRVP
- the agap2 gene encoding arf-GAP with GTPase, ANK repeat and PH domain-containing protein 2 isoform X3, with amino-acid sequence MSAFKPDHMSGGGGGTLQQRTTYLISLTLVKVEAVEESGGEAKKEEGQPGEETRAEPDLRKPQRLTETDGERRRLSPGKDQRSAPGQAQDAFPDPPPCNLTIAAPAERLQKTKSADLTSPSASTTPPEPSRTPTRTSLPIRPLGQRPVSLLKSHSSVTTRGRDSREGRDRSPTSAQSLDRKDCRMPARSPGPCRASWAEASRPGGWRELQDDIPCVPQQDIGGAVMRDIPRKERLKTGSASLPAPSQAIKPAARKGKSRTLDNSDLNSLSEEMGLAREAQQAQQAQRGSAKDRKMLKFISGIFTKTSAAATSTAPPVHIQRDSSEEEVNLANSQEWSLSRSIPELKLGILGNLKSGKSALVNKYITGSYVALEKPDGGRYKKEVLVDGQSHLLLIREESGSPDAQFCSWVDAVILVFSLENEASFQELYQLYSQLSSQRTDVPVIVVGTQDKISSTNPRVIDDQRARQLCVDVRHSLFYETCATYGFNVDRVFSEAAQKIVAQRRHVALQACKSLPNSPSHSGGSTPGSASFSGQNRDSEKKAAEGKGDPSAMRGVPIKQSILWKRSGSSLNKEWKKKYVTLSNNGTLSYHSSSNDYMQNIHGKEMDLLRVTVKVPGKRPPRAVTPAGPSPVPTGSGPGVNGLAAADGTTAVPQVCLATPSVSDKRPGAERGLQRCPSSLSTKAQSVDALEGAAAPLSSKDPNQSSPMSDRKKNRRKKSMNQKGDAAAGQAEAKRKMWKLKSFGSLRNINKTDEENADFIIVSFTGQTWHFEAQTLEERDSWVSAIESQILASLQSCESGRNKARRSSQSEAVALQAIRNTKGNSLCVDCEAQNPTWASLNLGALICIECSGIHRNLGTHLSRVRSLDLDDWPGELTQVLAAIGNHMANSIWESCTQGRTKPVPSSTREERESWIRAKYEQREFVAPLQLSPSAQLSEDGMPAWLLCAVTDRDLPRLLLLLAHSTKDQINGTQPGAPSLPRTALHAACQLGDVVMTQLLIWYGIDVRAKDHQGQTAMRIARKSASRGCVDILLQHDCPSETSPPTTTPVLSRRSSTASLGRTSSRKRVP